The sequence GCGATCAACAAGAGGAATGTTGCGGCATGTGTAGCTAATATTGCGGTTAAAACACTCTTAAACGACGGCTTTCGCTCGTGTTTTTTCTTCCTGAGTATCCCCATTGTTTACTAGTTTGAATGGCTAGAAAGGAGGGGTATGATTCTTTGGTCCGATGGTCGTGGGAATTTATGAAGAAGAGATGGattcatatacatatattaagtgGTGTGGTCTACGTGTACGGTACGTGTTTATAAATACCCATGCGAGTGAATGTTGAGCTCTATACGTTACGTCAATGCCTTTTCTTTTCgtctgtttttttgttgttgggttGTCACATGTTTTGCCTCTTTTTCGCTTTCTTGTAAAATAGGAGTGGACATTTTGGTTTAGTTCACGTAAACCAAATGATATATATCCGGATCGTTTATGTTTGATTTAGTGTTAGAAGAAGTGCACCTGAATTTTAACCcaacttatatataattaataattctgTTTGAACTGGTTAGAAATTGCTTCTGTTATAGTTGGTTTAATTTTGACCTTTGATAGAGTTTAATTTGGTTGTCTCGTGTTATGGTTAGTTATGAACCAAAAGTTGATCTGTTGGTTTTATTAGGGCTTGCTTACGGCTAATCCCACGGCTGTGACGCCAAGGATTATTCCGGAGAATACCAATAAAACTATGCAGCCACTGCGGTGAAAAACCGCctgaaaaatcttaaaattgatattaattacaaaattgcATTGGAAGACCATGTCAGTGCATTTGAATAATGCTTCCGGAGGGATGTGGATGTTATTATTTCTTTGCTTCCATAGATGGAAAAGTGTGACTTGAGCGGAGAGACAACGAAGCTTTGGACACAAGAGAAAGAACAATGGCCACACAGAGAAAGAACAATCTTGTTTGATAACGTGGTTGTGTAATTTTATGGAAACAGAGTGGATATGCATAGCCCATGCCAAATGGAATTCATTTCATTCATGTGTGAACAAATTTGTTAtgaaatagtttttattttaaaaattggtgAAATGACCATTCAATTTCATTCATAGTAAATgataagaaaatttatataattaaggaAATCAACCATTCCGCATTTTTCATTCCAAAAAACTATAATCCATTTGCACCCTAAATGTTTAGAGCAACCTAACTTGGCCACAATACAGCtcaaaaagaaataaacttggccacaacttttcttttttggaaAGGGCATTACTTGACCACAAATATTAATGGCCCAATTTTACATGTAACTTACAATGGTTCCTTGAGGCATATAGATTGTCTCGTTTGACAACGTTGGTGAAACAAGAACTTGAATAAAATTAACATCAACGATACATCGCTTCGTTCTTAAAATGTTATACAATAAAAATGCTTACATTTGTTACTATTTCGTTCCACGATATCCTTAGTATAgtgatatttgaaaatttaactTCGATCCCCacgtaatattattatttatttttaaaagttggaTTATTTATCTATCATCCTTTGCTTATTACCCACCGCTTCTTTTCATGTACTCGGTGCAGCTGCTGGTGCGGCTGATGGTGCTGCAGCTGGTGCGGCCGCTGGCTCGGCTTCTGGTTTTGCTGCCAGTTTAGATGGAGTACCTCCACCAGGAAACACCTTTCTCAAGACTTTTGACATGATTTTTGGCGGCTCCTTGCCCGTTACTCGCCTACACAGAAATGAATACGTCTGTATATTAAGAGTCGTGGTATCAATTCTTAATAGTTACGGCTCAAAACATGTTCACTACCATTCAACTTAATAATTTGTACGTATACAAACGTATTcaatcatgcatatatatatatacttaatattccCAATGGTAGATGCGCTAGAGTAACGAATGGATGAAATGTAATTTgctttttttcataaatttttggaaAAGGTGGTATTCAAGGGAAATATCGATCTTTATTCAATATTTATTCTAGAAACAAGTAAACAACCACACCCGTAATTACGAAAACAcaaatatgtattataaatGCATACCTTTTTGTAGTTacactttttaataaatttaaatcaataataattcaataagctcaattatttttttcctaaaaataCAATGTACTATTATTCAataatgataaatttataaaacataaaatttatctttgtgaaatattttttcaactttttttatctttttgaaatGGAAGGAGTAAATAACAAAGTGCAGTAATCATCAACTTATGCGTTAATTATAATCCGTCAGTCTCCCACCCAATATATGActtaaaatttgtataaataaattttccACTAGTGTAACgagttttctaaaatataatagtaatatattttgttaGTGTACTTGATGACCCAAAGGATGAGGGAGACAGCCATTGCACCGGAGCTACCGGCGGCTGCTAAACCCGTGGCCAGTAAGCCAGTGGCAACACCCGCTGGTACGAGAATCGGACTGAATACTACGAATAGTGGCATGCTAGCGATA comes from Brassica rapa cultivar Chiifu-401-42 chromosome A02, CAAS_Brap_v3.01, whole genome shotgun sequence and encodes:
- the LOC103850660 gene encoding oleosin-B1, translating into MGVLRKKHNKKSRRPSFKSVLTSILATQAAIFLLLLAGVSLAGTAVAFIASMPLFVVFSPILVPAGVATGLLATGLAAAGSSGAMAVSLILWVIKRVTGKEPPKIMSKVLRKVFPGGGTPSKLAAKPEAEPAAAPAAAPSAAPAAAPST